One genomic region from Bacillus sp. SLBN-46 encodes:
- the pyrR gene encoding bifunctional pyr operon transcriptional regulator/uracil phosphoribosyltransferase PyrR, whose amino-acid sequence MNQKAIVLDEQAIGRALTRIAHQIIEKNKGIEECILVGIRTRGIYLAKRLASRIEEIEGNPIPVGEIDITLYRDDLSKKTENQEPLVKGSDIPVNISDKKVILVDDVLYTGRTVRAGLDALMDIGRPGAIQLAVLVDRGHRELPIRADYVGKNVPTSSEEKIVVELAEVDKIDQVSIFDK is encoded by the coding sequence ATGAATCAAAAAGCAATTGTTCTAGATGAACAAGCAATAGGGAGAGCACTAACAAGGATTGCACACCAAATTATTGAAAAAAACAAAGGTATCGAAGAATGTATCCTTGTAGGGATCCGTACAAGAGGCATTTACTTAGCTAAAAGACTTGCTTCAAGAATTGAAGAAATCGAAGGCAATCCGATTCCAGTTGGTGAGATCGATATCACCCTTTATCGAGATGATTTATCGAAGAAAACCGAAAATCAAGAACCACTTGTTAAAGGCTCTGATATACCGGTTAATATTAGTGATAAGAAAGTCATACTAGTAGATGATGTTTTATATACTGGCAGAACCGTAAGAGCGGGTCTAGATGCTTTGATGGACATTGGACGTCCCGGAGCCATTCAGCTTGCGGTGTTAGTAGATAGGGGACATCGTGAACTTCCCATTCGAGCAGATTATGTTGGGAAGAATGTTCCAACATCAAGCGAGGAAAAGATTGTAGTTGAATTAGCAGAAGTAGATAAGATAGATCAAGTAAGCATTTTTGACAAATAA
- the carB gene encoding carbamoyl-phosphate synthase large subunit: protein MPKRKDINSILVIGSGPIVIGQAAEFDYAGTQACIALKEEGYRVILVNSNPATIMTDTEIADAVYIEPLTVEFVSRIIRKERPDALLATLGGQTGLNLAVELATSGVLAECEVEILGTKLSAIKQAEDRDLFRSLMNELNEPVPDSEIIHELAEAKAFVEEIGFPVIVRPAYTLGGTGGGICHNPEELEEIVSSGLKHSPVNQCLLEKSIAGFKEIEYEVMRDGNDNAIVVCNMENIDPVGVHTGDSIVVAPSQTLSDREYQLLRNVSLKIIRKLGIEGGCNVQLALDPDSFNYYIIEVNPRVSRSSALASKATGYPIAKLAAKIAVGLTLDEMLNPVTGKTYASFEPALDYIVTKIPRWPFDKFESGNRSLGTQMKATGEIMAIGRTFEESLLKAIRSLEAGVYHFELNGAEEIDNDLLEKRIRKAGDERLFYIAEGLKRGITIETIHQWSKIDLFFLKKMEGIIELERQLATNPLDQEILIEAKQKGFTDKKIAELWNLTERDINNLRKSSGIVPVYKMVDTCAAEFESETPYYYGTYEEENESVVTDRKSVIVLGSGPIRIGQGIEFDYATVHSVKAIKEAGYEAIIINNNPETVSTDFSISDKLYFEPLTIEDVMSIIELEKPIGVVVQFGGQTAINLAAKLTENGVKILGTSLEDLDRAENRDKFEQALEKLNIPQPLGKTALSVEDALVIANDIGYPVLVRPSYVLGGRAMEIVYHEKELLHYMKNAVKVNPEHPVLIDRYLTGKEIEVDAICDGENVLIPGIMEHIERAGVHSGDSIAVYPPQTLSEDVKKTLVEYTVKMAKGLNIVGLLNIQYVLSQGQVYVLEVNPRSSRTVPFLSKITQVPMAKIATKAILGVSLTDQGYTPGLVPEKTGVYVKVPVFSFAKLKSVDITLGPEMKSTGEVMGKDITLEKALYKGLIASGMNIQKFGTVLFTVADKDKQEALKLAKRFASNGYRLMATSGTATVLESAGLQVKVVGKIGSEGKTLLDVIHHGEAQFIINTLTKGKQPERDGFRIRREAVENGVPCLTSLDTADAILKVIESMNFSAEAMAVEEKKEAVFA, encoded by the coding sequence ATGCCTAAACGTAAAGATATTAACTCCATTCTAGTAATTGGTTCAGGACCAATCGTCATTGGTCAAGCTGCCGAATTTGATTATGCAGGCACTCAAGCATGTATCGCTTTAAAGGAAGAAGGCTACCGTGTCATTCTAGTAAACTCTAATCCTGCCACAATTATGACGGACACAGAAATTGCAGACGCAGTTTATATTGAACCATTGACAGTAGAGTTTGTCAGCCGAATTATTCGTAAGGAACGTCCGGATGCTCTTTTAGCTACACTTGGAGGGCAAACAGGTCTTAACCTTGCCGTTGAATTAGCAACATCAGGTGTTCTAGCTGAATGCGAAGTTGAAATACTAGGAACCAAACTTTCAGCCATTAAACAAGCAGAAGACCGAGATCTCTTCCGAAGCTTAATGAATGAATTAAATGAACCGGTACCAGATAGTGAAATTATTCATGAATTAGCCGAAGCAAAGGCTTTTGTGGAAGAGATTGGCTTCCCTGTCATTGTTCGCCCGGCTTATACCCTTGGAGGAACGGGAGGCGGCATCTGTCATAATCCTGAAGAATTAGAGGAAATTGTCTCAAGCGGATTAAAGCACAGTCCTGTTAATCAATGCCTGCTAGAAAAAAGTATCGCTGGCTTTAAGGAAATTGAATACGAAGTCATGCGCGATGGAAATGACAATGCAATTGTCGTTTGTAACATGGAAAATATTGACCCGGTTGGAGTACATACCGGTGATTCCATTGTTGTAGCCCCAAGTCAGACGCTAAGTGATCGAGAATATCAGCTGTTACGAAATGTTTCTCTAAAAATCATTCGAAAGTTAGGGATTGAAGGGGGCTGTAACGTTCAGCTTGCTTTAGATCCAGATAGCTTTAACTATTATATTATCGAAGTAAATCCACGTGTTAGCCGTTCTTCGGCTCTAGCCTCAAAAGCTACTGGCTATCCGATTGCAAAGCTTGCTGCAAAAATTGCTGTTGGCTTAACACTCGATGAAATGTTGAACCCTGTTACGGGGAAAACCTACGCCAGCTTTGAACCGGCACTTGATTATATCGTGACGAAAATACCAAGGTGGCCGTTTGATAAATTTGAATCAGGTAATCGCTCATTGGGAACCCAAATGAAAGCAACAGGAGAGATTATGGCAATAGGCCGTACGTTTGAAGAATCCCTGTTGAAGGCCATTCGTTCCCTTGAGGCAGGCGTGTACCATTTCGAATTAAACGGTGCAGAGGAAATTGATAATGATTTACTCGAGAAACGGATACGTAAAGCAGGCGATGAACGGCTTTTTTACATCGCAGAAGGGCTAAAACGTGGAATTACCATTGAAACTATCCATCAATGGAGTAAGATAGATTTATTTTTCCTAAAGAAAATGGAAGGGATCATTGAACTAGAAAGACAGCTTGCAACGAATCCACTAGATCAAGAAATTCTAATTGAAGCAAAACAAAAAGGCTTTACGGATAAAAAAATAGCTGAGCTATGGAATTTGACTGAGAGAGATATTAATAACCTGCGGAAGAGTAGTGGTATTGTCCCTGTATACAAAATGGTTGATACCTGTGCTGCAGAATTTGAATCGGAAACCCCGTATTACTATGGAACATACGAAGAGGAAAACGAGTCGGTGGTTACAGATAGAAAAAGTGTGATTGTTCTCGGTTCTGGACCCATTCGTATTGGTCAAGGGATTGAGTTTGACTATGCAACGGTTCATTCCGTTAAGGCCATTAAAGAAGCCGGATATGAAGCGATCATCATTAATAACAACCCTGAAACGGTATCCACAGATTTTAGTATATCGGATAAGCTTTACTTTGAACCGCTTACGATTGAAGATGTCATGAGCATTATTGAGTTAGAAAAACCTATTGGAGTTGTGGTTCAATTTGGTGGTCAAACAGCCATCAATCTTGCAGCTAAGCTTACTGAAAACGGTGTGAAAATTCTCGGAACAAGTCTTGAGGATTTAGACCGTGCAGAAAATAGAGATAAATTTGAACAAGCACTTGAAAAGCTAAATATTCCACAGCCATTAGGAAAAACGGCATTATCAGTGGAAGATGCACTAGTGATTGCAAACGATATCGGGTATCCCGTTCTAGTCCGACCATCCTATGTTCTTGGCGGTAGAGCAATGGAAATAGTCTATCATGAAAAAGAATTGCTTCATTACATGAAAAACGCAGTAAAGGTAAATCCAGAACATCCAGTCTTGATTGACCGCTATTTAACCGGAAAAGAAATTGAAGTGGATGCCATCTGTGATGGGGAAAATGTATTGATACCTGGAATCATGGAACATATCGAGCGAGCCGGGGTCCATTCTGGTGACTCGATTGCAGTGTATCCGCCTCAAACACTATCTGAAGATGTGAAGAAAACACTTGTTGAATACACAGTAAAAATGGCAAAAGGCTTAAACATCGTGGGATTGTTAAATATTCAATATGTATTGTCACAAGGTCAAGTCTATGTACTCGAAGTCAACCCGCGATCCAGTCGTACAGTGCCATTTTTAAGTAAAATCACTCAAGTTCCAATGGCAAAGATTGCAACAAAAGCTATTTTAGGAGTTTCATTGACAGATCAGGGCTATACTCCAGGACTTGTTCCAGAAAAAACAGGTGTGTATGTTAAGGTTCCGGTTTTCTCATTTGCCAAGTTGAAAAGCGTGGATATCACCTTAGGACCGGAGATGAAATCAACAGGTGAGGTAATGGGTAAGGACATAACGCTTGAAAAAGCTCTATACAAGGGATTGATTGCTTCAGGCATGAACATTCAAAAGTTCGGTACTGTATTGTTTACTGTTGCTGATAAAGATAAACAAGAAGCATTAAAGCTTGCCAAGCGTTTTGCTTCAAACGGATATCGTTTAATGGCAACAAGCGGTACGGCTACCGTTTTAGAGTCAGCAGGATTACAGGTGAAAGTGGTTGGGAAAATTGGTTCAGAAGGAAAAACACTATTAGATGTCATCCATCATGGAGAAGCACAATTCATCATCAACACACTGACAAAAGGGAAGCAGCCGGAACGAGATGGATTCAGAATTCGCCGTGAAGCGGTTGAGAATGGAGTTCCTTGCTTAACCTCACTAGATACAGCGGATGCAATCCTAAAGGTGATTGAATCAATGAATTTTTCAGCAGAAGCAATGGCTGTGGAAGAGAAAAAGGAGGCCGTTTTTGCATGA
- a CDS encoding dihydroorotate dehydrogenase electron transfer subunit, whose product MIRKELCKIVSQDEIAQDIYELVVEAELVNEITEPGQFVHTRVSNSWDPSLRRPISISSYDKKSKQLTMIYRKEGKGTSLLAKMKPGMDLDILGPLGNGFPVDKVDAGETALLVGGGIGVPPLYELSNQLKAKGVNVIHILGFQTESAVFYENEFMKNGEIIVTTVDGTYGRKGFVTDVMKELTFDSIYTCGPTPMLRAIQQNYQHKKLFLSLEERMGCGVGACFACVCKKADDPQGVSYKKVCSDGPVFRAGEVVI is encoded by the coding sequence ATGATTAGAAAAGAATTATGCAAAATCGTCAGCCAAGATGAAATTGCCCAAGATATTTATGAGCTTGTGGTCGAAGCAGAATTGGTTAATGAAATAACCGAACCTGGTCAATTTGTTCATACTCGAGTCTCAAACAGCTGGGACCCATCTTTACGGAGACCAATCAGCATTTCTTCCTACGATAAAAAAAGCAAACAATTGACCATGATTTACCGAAAAGAAGGAAAAGGAACTTCACTACTTGCGAAGATGAAACCTGGGATGGACCTTGATATTCTTGGACCGTTAGGAAATGGTTTCCCGGTTGATAAAGTGGATGCAGGAGAAACAGCACTATTAGTTGGCGGCGGGATTGGTGTCCCGCCTCTATATGAGCTGTCCAACCAATTGAAGGCTAAAGGAGTAAATGTCATTCATATCCTCGGCTTCCAAACAGAATCTGCTGTTTTTTACGAAAATGAATTTATGAAAAATGGAGAAATAATTGTGACAACAGTTGACGGTACGTATGGTAGGAAAGGGTTTGTCACTGATGTGATGAAAGAACTAACCTTTGACTCAATCTATACCTGCGGACCGACCCCTATGCTAAGGGCTATTCAACAAAATTATCAACATAAGAAACTATTTCTATCATTAGAAGAGCGGATGGGTTGTGGAGTCGGAGCTTGCTTTGCCTGTGTTTGCAAAAAGGCGGATGATCCACAAGGAGTTTCATATAAGAAGGTTTGCAGCGATGGTCCTGTATTTCGTGCCGGGGAGGTTGTCATATGA
- a CDS encoding solute carrier family 23 protein produces MNNKPILDVKDIPKPTQWLTLSLQHLFAMFGATILVPYLVGLSPAIALISSGLGTLAFLLITKMQVPAYLGSSFAFIAPVIAAKAAGGPGAAMVGTFLAGLVYGIVALVISKAGHRWIMNLLPPIVVGPVIIVIGLALSGTAVGMAMNNPTGKYSMLHFSAALVTLAATIIFSIYAKKMFSIIPILAGIIVGYIYALIIGIVDFSPVLKAHWFEKPDFMIPFVSYKVKFTWDLVALMVPVAVVTLSEHIGHQLVLSKVVGRDYIKEPGLHRSILGDGTATIISALIGGPPKTTYGENIGVLAITRVYSVYVIAGAAVLAIIFGFIGKVTALISTIPTPVMGGVSILLFGIIASSGLRMLVDSKIDFGDKRNLVISSVILVLGIGGAIVKLPFNIQIQGMALAAIIGVLLNLILPGKQPVEENMFEETESVKNKKTA; encoded by the coding sequence ATGAACAACAAACCAATCCTAGACGTAAAAGATATTCCAAAACCTACCCAATGGCTTACATTAAGCCTACAGCACTTATTTGCAATGTTTGGGGCAACCATTTTAGTACCTTACCTTGTAGGTTTAAGCCCAGCTATAGCATTAATCTCAAGTGGACTTGGGACATTAGCTTTTTTACTTATCACAAAAATGCAAGTCCCAGCTTACCTTGGATCTTCATTTGCCTTTATCGCACCAGTGATTGCAGCAAAAGCTGCTGGTGGACCAGGAGCAGCTATGGTGGGGACATTTCTGGCAGGCCTAGTATATGGAATCGTTGCCTTGGTTATTAGTAAGGCGGGTCACCGCTGGATTATGAATTTACTTCCGCCAATCGTGGTTGGTCCAGTAATTATCGTAATTGGATTAGCACTTTCAGGAACAGCTGTTGGAATGGCAATGAATAACCCTACTGGAAAGTACAGCATGCTTCATTTCTCTGCAGCACTTGTTACCTTAGCAGCAACGATTATCTTTTCGATATACGCTAAAAAAATGTTTAGTATTATTCCAATATTAGCAGGTATCATTGTGGGATATATATACGCTTTAATAATAGGGATTGTGGATTTTTCACCAGTCTTGAAAGCACATTGGTTTGAGAAGCCAGATTTTATGATTCCATTTGTAAGTTATAAGGTGAAATTCACTTGGGATTTAGTAGCACTGATGGTACCTGTAGCGGTTGTTACTTTGTCAGAACATATCGGTCATCAGCTTGTCCTAAGTAAAGTGGTTGGACGTGACTACATTAAGGAACCAGGACTTCATCGTTCCATTCTAGGCGATGGAACAGCGACGATCATCTCAGCTCTAATTGGTGGACCTCCAAAGACAACCTATGGTGAAAACATTGGTGTTCTTGCAATAACGAGGGTTTACAGTGTGTATGTTATTGCCGGAGCAGCAGTGCTGGCCATCATCTTCGGATTTATTGGAAAAGTGACTGCATTAATAAGTACAATCCCAACTCCAGTTATGGGAGGCGTATCCATCCTTCTGTTTGGAATTATCGCGTCTTCAGGATTAAGGATGCTAGTAGACAGTAAAATTGATTTCGGTGATAAACGTAACCTAGTGATTTCTTCCGTCATATTAGTTTTAGGAATTGGAGGAGCAATAGTCAAACTGCCTTTTAATATTCAAATTCAAGGGATGGCTTTAGCGGCAATCATTGGTGTGTTGCTAAACCTCATTCTTCCAGGAAAACAACCAGTTGAAGAAAATATGTTTGAAGAAACAGAATCTGTAAAGAACAAGAAAACTGCATAA
- a CDS encoding aspartate carbamoyltransferase catalytic subunit: MLNHLITTNELKVEEINQILTDAHNFKAGMKWQPKEQMFTANLFFEASTRTKSSFEVAERRLGLGVIPFEVLTSSVQKGETLYDTVKTLEAIGVNTIVIRHDQDRYFDELVGKVNIPIINGGDGCGHHPTQSLLDLMTIQQEFGRFKGLKIAIIGDIRHSRVARSNAEVLTRLGAEVIFSGPEEWFDYRSVDISRYRPVDKAIKEADVVMLLRVQHERHQQKSSYTANEYHKQYGLTLEREKMMNSQSIIMHPAPVNRNVEIADSLVECKRSRIFKQMENGVYIRMAVIKRAIESLEGGNRYETTYSKRMLHSI; encoded by the coding sequence ATGTTAAATCACTTGATAACCACTAATGAATTAAAGGTGGAGGAGATTAATCAAATCTTAACAGATGCTCATAATTTTAAAGCCGGAATGAAGTGGCAACCAAAAGAGCAAATGTTTACTGCCAACTTATTTTTTGAAGCAAGCACACGGACAAAAAGCAGTTTTGAGGTAGCTGAAAGAAGGTTGGGTTTAGGGGTAATCCCGTTTGAAGTACTGACCTCTAGTGTTCAAAAAGGGGAAACACTTTACGATACAGTGAAGACATTAGAGGCTATCGGCGTAAATACGATTGTCATCCGTCATGATCAAGATCGTTACTTTGATGAACTGGTAGGAAAAGTTAACATACCCATCATCAATGGTGGTGACGGGTGCGGGCATCATCCTACACAATCACTTCTCGATTTGATGACTATTCAGCAAGAGTTTGGCCGATTTAAGGGATTAAAAATTGCCATTATAGGAGACATCCGTCATAGCAGAGTGGCCAGGTCCAATGCCGAGGTACTAACAAGGCTTGGAGCAGAGGTGATTTTTTCTGGACCGGAGGAATGGTTTGATTACCGTAGTGTGGATATATCCAGATATAGACCAGTGGACAAAGCAATAAAAGAAGCAGATGTTGTTATGCTACTGCGGGTTCAACATGAGCGGCATCAACAAAAAAGCAGCTATACTGCAAACGAGTACCATAAACAATATGGCCTTACCTTAGAAAGGGAAAAGATGATGAACTCGCAAAGTATCATCATGCATCCTGCACCTGTTAATAGGAATGTAGAAATAGCTGATAGTCTTGTAGAATGCAAGCGTTCAAGAATTTTTAAACAAATGGAAAATGGAGTATATATCCGAATGGCGGTTATCAAAAGGGCAATTGAGAGTCTTGAAGGAGGAAACAGATATGAAACTACTTATTCAAAACGCATGCTACATAGCATTTAA
- a CDS encoding carbamoyl phosphate synthase small subunit: MKKQLILEDGTIFIGKGFGSDTETIGEVVFNTGMTGYQEILSDPSYCGQIVTLTYPLIGNYGINRDDFESINPAVKGFIVKESADFPSNWRSEFTLAEYFEMKKIPGIAGIDTRKLTRIIRQYGTLKGVICSIEKNPEEVLKKLRSTVLPINQVKQVSTKNAYPSPARGKRVVLVDFGMKHGILRELNQRDCDVVVVPYHTTADEILQLRPDGIMLSNGPGDPKDVPEAIDMLKGVLGKVPLFGICLGHQLFALACGANTEKMKFGHRGSNHPVKDLSTGKIAITSQNHGYTVEEGSIKDTRLAITHIAINDGTVEGLKHLDYPAFTVQYHPEASPGPEDANGLFNQFLAMMEENKQEVTANA, encoded by the coding sequence ATGAAAAAGCAGCTGATATTAGAAGACGGAACGATATTTATTGGAAAAGGGTTTGGCAGTGATACAGAAACCATTGGGGAAGTGGTATTTAATACAGGTATGACTGGCTATCAAGAAATTCTTTCGGACCCATCCTACTGTGGACAAATTGTTACCCTTACGTATCCGCTTATAGGCAATTATGGGATTAATCGGGACGACTTCGAATCAATCAACCCAGCTGTGAAGGGCTTCATTGTTAAAGAATCTGCTGATTTTCCCTCCAATTGGAGAAGTGAATTTACCTTAGCTGAGTATTTTGAAATGAAAAAAATCCCGGGGATTGCAGGGATTGATACAAGGAAGTTAACAAGAATAATCCGTCAATATGGAACCTTGAAAGGTGTCATCTGTAGTATAGAAAAAAATCCAGAGGAAGTATTAAAAAAATTACGAAGCACCGTACTTCCAATCAACCAAGTTAAGCAGGTATCAACTAAAAATGCTTATCCGAGTCCAGCACGTGGGAAAAGAGTAGTCCTTGTAGACTTTGGAATGAAGCATGGAATATTACGAGAGCTAAACCAGCGTGACTGTGATGTGGTTGTAGTTCCTTATCATACAACCGCTGATGAAATTCTTCAATTACGCCCAGATGGAATTATGCTGTCCAATGGACCTGGGGATCCGAAAGATGTTCCTGAAGCTATTGATATGTTAAAAGGTGTTTTAGGTAAGGTTCCTCTTTTTGGAATTTGTCTAGGTCATCAACTATTTGCTCTAGCGTGCGGAGCCAATACGGAAAAAATGAAGTTTGGTCATCGAGGTTCAAATCACCCTGTGAAAGATTTATCTACTGGAAAAATTGCGATTACGTCACAAAATCATGGATATACGGTTGAAGAAGGTTCAATTAAAGACACAAGACTAGCAATCACCCATATAGCGATTAATGATGGTACGGTAGAAGGACTAAAACATTTAGATTACCCCGCCTTTACTGTCCAGTACCATCCCGAGGCCTCACCAGGACCTGAAGATGCCAACGGCTTATTTAATCAATTTCTTGCAATGATGGAAGAGAACAAACAGGAGGTTACAGCAAATGCCTAA
- a CDS encoding dihydroorotase: MKLLIQNACYIAFNGEKKQADILIENGTITKIDSTIDAMVDRKVDAAGKLVSPGFVDLHVHLREPGGEKKETIATGTLAAAKGGFTTIAAMPNTRPVPDTKEQLEWLQGRIQETAKVRVLPYASITTRQLGQELTDFEALKKAGAFAFTDDGVGVQSAEMMLAAMKNAREVKMAIVAHCEENTLINKGSVHEGSFSEKHGLNGIPSVCESVQIARDVLLAEASGCHYHVCHISTKESVRVVRDAKRAGIKVTAEVTPHHLLLSQDDIPGLDANYKMNPPLRDNADRKALIEGLLDGTIDFIATDHAPHTAEEKSEGMMLAPFGIVGLETAFPLLYTNLVLKKIISLEQLIEFLTIKPAEAFGLPYGKIEVGSPGDLVLINLDEEQVINPKEFLSKGKNTPFAGWKCKGWPEMTIAGGQIAWEKGCVLA, encoded by the coding sequence ATGAAACTACTTATTCAAAACGCATGCTACATAGCATTTAATGGAGAGAAAAAACAAGCCGATATACTGATAGAAAACGGAACCATTACAAAAATTGATTCAACTATTGATGCTATGGTGGATAGAAAAGTAGATGCAGCAGGAAAGCTAGTGTCACCAGGGTTTGTTGACTTACATGTTCATCTTCGTGAGCCTGGCGGTGAAAAAAAGGAAACAATTGCAACTGGTACGCTCGCTGCAGCAAAAGGTGGTTTTACCACCATTGCTGCCATGCCAAATACGAGACCGGTGCCTGACACCAAAGAACAGCTGGAATGGCTCCAAGGCCGAATTCAAGAGACTGCTAAGGTAAGAGTGTTGCCATACGCATCAATTACAACTAGACAACTTGGCCAGGAACTTACGGATTTTGAAGCACTAAAAAAAGCAGGTGCTTTCGCCTTTACGGATGATGGAGTAGGTGTTCAGTCAGCAGAAATGATGCTTGCCGCCATGAAAAATGCTCGTGAGGTAAAAATGGCGATTGTCGCCCATTGTGAAGAGAATACACTGATTAACAAAGGTTCTGTTCATGAAGGATCATTTTCAGAAAAACACGGTTTAAACGGTATTCCTTCTGTGTGCGAGTCTGTACAGATTGCCCGGGATGTCTTATTAGCGGAAGCCAGTGGCTGCCATTATCATGTCTGTCATATTAGTACAAAAGAATCTGTGCGTGTGGTAAGAGATGCAAAACGAGCTGGTATTAAAGTCACTGCGGAAGTAACACCGCATCACCTATTATTATCACAAGATGATATTCCGGGGCTTGATGCTAATTATAAAATGAACCCGCCGCTTCGGGACAACGCAGACAGGAAGGCTTTAATTGAAGGACTGCTTGATGGAACAATTGATTTTATAGCAACCGATCATGCCCCGCATACAGCGGAGGAAAAAAGTGAGGGAATGATGTTAGCACCATTCGGTATTGTTGGATTAGAAACGGCGTTTCCGCTTCTTTATACAAACCTTGTGCTAAAGAAGATCATTTCACTTGAGCAACTGATTGAATTCTTAACAATAAAGCCTGCGGAAGCATTTGGTCTTCCGTATGGAAAAATAGAAGTTGGATCACCTGGAGATCTAGTCCTAATCAACTTAGATGAGGAACAAGTGATTAACCCTAAAGAATTTTTATCAAAGGGTAAAAATACGCCATTTGCTGGTTGGAAATGTAAGGGATGGCCGGAGATGACAATCGCAGGAGGCCAAATAGCTTGGGAAAAAGGATGTGTACTAGCATGA